The sequence CGGACATGCTGCTCCTGTCGATTGTTTTGTTGGGCCGGGCGGGCGCTGGGCTGCTGGCGACTGTTTTGTGGTCGGCCCCCCTTGACGGCAATGTCATCCTTCGCCGCCGTCTTGGAAGGGGACCAGCTCTGCTCCAGCTCCGGCTGCGCCGCCCGCACGTACGCACGCGGCAGGTTGTTCTCCCCTTTGTCGTCCAACACGGAACACGCCGTGAGAAAAGCCCGCCACGTGCCACTGACTTTACCGACCTCCAGTCATGGACGTGGTCCtactactactaccactactCATCGCCATTTTCATCTTTTTTTTCGCCAAGAAGACTAGTGCTCCTATGACGTGACTGTGATGAGCACAGACGATGGACCACCGAAGACACTTCGGAGAATAAATAAATGTTTCCATGTTCTACGTAACTGACTACTAGTACCACCTTGCTACTTGCTATGCAAACCTAACACGAAAGGTTTTCTTACCCCCCGAAAACTAGAACATTGGTCCGGCCGGCTACCTCCAAATCCAGCGGCATACCAGTTGGTCACCGCACACAGCAGCAGTCTGCATCAACAGCCTGAGAAAAAACAAGGGCAGCAGAACCGGTCAGgggaagcaaaaaaaaaaaaaagggcAAATATATAGGGTCCGATTGATTATATAGTTTTAGGGCACGGCGAATAACTAACCTCGATTCTGAAAATGACTCACAGGAAAGCGACAGTTATTCACAGTTGGTGGCTTGGTGCATTTCCACCGCTCAGACAGCCAGACTCTGACGCTGACGGCTCGAAATTAGTAGTAACTCATTACCGGCTAAACTGGGTGGAAGAACGCGTGGTCCGTGGCCCCGGAATGGCGCCTGACGCGCTGCTCGCGAGGAATTCCGAGACGCTAAGCCTACCACGTCCGGCCGGTGACTGACCGATACTACCTCCTCGCATGTCACGAGAATAGCATGGCTCGGCTGGGTCATCCCCTCCTGAACCCGCCCAAACGGAAGTGCAAGTTCACACAAAATCAGCGCTTGAGCTAGCGCAAACGCATGCTTCCGTTCGTTCCGGGGCCCAGCCCACCACGCAACGCATCCCAGGCTCCCCCAAACCAGTGAGACTGCCTCCAACGGAGCAGCTAAAAGGGTATGCAAAGCTATTATGACTACTCATATTTATTGTAGCACCATAAATCTTCCATCCAACAGAGTAGCCAAACAGAGCAGCCAAATTCCATGGCAGGTGAGAGAAAGCTATTATGGCTGGACATGAACTGAGCAGACATCTCTGATGCAAATTGGTGGACCATTCTTGTCAGCGAGCATGAGACAAGCTATTTTTACTATACATGTTATATTATAGATGGACAGCTAAAATATCTACGCCAGCCAAGTAGCCAACATGCTGCTTCTTTTAGCTGCCGACTGTTGGAGGCAGCCTGAGGCGGCACATTTTGGTTCCATCATTAGCCATGCGAAAAAGGACGCCCCCTCATAATAACGCCATGTCTGCCAGAAAAGCGGACGTGGCGGAGGGGGCCGGCCGACACGCCTCCCGAGCGCGGGTACACTACAGAGGGGGCACGCCGCAGGCACTAGGCAGGCAGCAGTGCTGGTGCCAGTGCTGCCGCTGAACGCGAACGCCTCATGATTCAGGGAAGCTGGGCCTGCTCCTGCTGCCTTCCATTCCACCGCAGTGCCGCCGATACTGTGCTGCTTTTTGAATGATGGCGCCCTCCTAGTCCTACTCGGTCATGTCAGGTCAGGCTTTGCCCGCTTGGCATGGCAGCCTTTGTTGCGTCGTCGGCGAGCACCGCAGTCGGAACCAAGGAAGGAAGAAGAATCCAAAGTCTCACGACGTTTTGGCGCGGAGATACACAAATACAACGCACGCGGCCGCAGCTCCTGCTTGTCCCGGGCCGCTGCGTACTGGCGCTTGTCGGGGCGAACTAGCCCGGCACGGCAGGGACGCCAAGGATGGAACAGTCCGCGCCTCCGTTCATCTTGAGAAAGCGGCGGACCGACAGGACTGGAGCATGGGTTCCCGGGCCGGGGGTGAACGTACTGTCAACTTGACAGTGGCAGCAGATTTTTTGAACCAATCCAATCACCACGAATCTAGCGGTGAGCTGAGTTCGCGATCGCACTTGTTGGTCCGATACAACAAACGGATGCAAGCAAGAACAACGACGGCCACTGAACAAACATCAAGAACTCAACTACCACTATCTTTTCTTCTCTTTAAATCTGTTGCCCACTAATTTACAATAATTACTACGGCATGGAAGGCTCCAACCGCCTCCCCTGCGagcaaccgccgccgccgccgccgcaaggCGATCTCCGATCCGAGCTAAGGAACGCGGAGCAGAGCACGGTGAGCGCCAGGGCCACGGCCTTCCCGGCGACCAGGCCGACGAGGACGACGGCGACCAGAACTAGAGCGGGAAACCCGGTCCCtgcctgctcctcctcctcctccacctcgatGACGTCCGCATCGATTTCTACCTCTACGCCTTGGCTGCGGCGAGACCCCATCGAAGAATCCGCCTCTCTGGCAGCGCCATCCTCCGCGAGGACATCGCTTTGACTGGCGGAGCCGCGGCGGGAGCCCGAGGAATCCGCCGCCCTGGcattgccgccgccgccgcatgcCGTGGCAGCGTCCTCCCGGTCGCCGTCGCTGCGGAAAGAGCCTGACGAatccgcctccttgctcctccgtCCTCTCTGCAGCTTCTTGGCGCCTGCGACTGCGAGCAGCTTCTTCCAGGACTTGTTCCTTGCCTTGGCCTTCGTGTTGCTTGATTCGTCCAGGACGCCGCTCCTCCCTTCGGCCTCGCTTGCCCTGTCGGAATCCGAGCAGCTGGGCCGCGACGGCTCGGTGTCCGCCGCATCGACCTCCCGGATCGGCGAGACGCGGCCGCGGCCGTCCAGGCAGAGCCGCCTCTCGGCCGctcccgggccgggccggggccggggccgccgCCTGGGGAGCGAGGACGACCTCACGGACTCGAGCAGGTATAGCGAGAaggcggcgacggtgacggccgcAACCACCTTCTTGCTCCAGATCACCAGGAGCGCGAGCGACACCACGCCGCTGACCGCGaggaagcccaggccgaagccgcgAGGGGGCTGGGCCGGCGGAAGGTCGGGCCGCGGCCGATCCGACGGCGAGACCGCGGCAGCGGCCGCCGGGGGAGGCGGAGAGGCGGGCGGCGGGGACGGTGACGGCGAGGGCGAGGTGGTGGGACTGCAGGGGGACGGCGAAGGagaagcggcggcggcggcggcagcggcgcgcctcCCGCGCTTGGAGGACGGTGAGGGCTGCTTCTTGAGGCGGCCATGGTTCTTGACGACGAGGTCGGCGAGGGAGGTGGGGAAGCCGGTCTGGACGGGGAGGGGCCCGGCGCGGGaggggcggagcgcggcgaggaaGCGGCCGAGGCGGCCGGAGGAGCGGTCCTTCGGCGGGCTGGGCATCGGCGGCCGCGCCCGTCGCCGGCGAGCATAGGAGGACGCCGGCGCGCGGGCCGGAGGGGTTGattgggaggggaggggaggtctTGGCTTTCTGGTTGGGTTTGGTGCGGTTGGTTGCCTTGGGTTGGCCGGGTTCGTGCCCGCTCCGCTCCTTTTGGTGGCGTGCGGAGAGCCGGAGACCCAGCGTAGCGAGTAGTAGCCGTGTAGGAAGGGGCGCGAGTGGGGCTTGTTTTCTTTTTTCAACTTTTTTCTTTGTCTTATTGGTTGCAATTTCTTGTTTTCTGGGACAAGAATATATGGAGGCAGGTTTTTTCGTGATTGGCTAAATTTGAAACGGGGTGAAAGCAACGTGTTTGGGAGCGGTTGACGATGACGAGCACGGGTTTTGTGAAAAAAAAAAGAATATGGAACACGCCTTGTATGCTGTTTCGAAGCACTTAGCTATCGCTCCTAAACATGTTACAGATTTTAAACGTACAAGGATTTGGGGGCGCATCTCAGGGAGGGAGGACGCCGCGGCGCAGGTGGCAGGTGTGTCCCTGATTTCTTTTTCCTTGGATGCCTTGGGTGTGGACTTGGTCGTCGTTCCCGCACGACTGGCTGACCTTGCATTCCCTTCCTCCTCAACGCCAATGCATGATCAACACCGCGTGCTCCCGCGTAGAAACGCCATACCAGCGGTCACGGCGCCACCTAGGGGCGACAATTAACATGCATGGAGGCCGAGATTGGTAGGCTTCGGTTGGGG is a genomic window of Zea mays cultivar B73 chromosome 5, Zm-B73-REFERENCE-NAM-5.0, whole genome shotgun sequence containing:
- the LOC103626020 gene encoding LOW QUALITY PROTEIN: atherin (The sequence of the model RefSeq protein was modified relative to this genomic sequence to represent the inferred CDS: inserted 1 base in 1 codon) — protein: MLAGDGRGRRCPAXPKDRSSGRLGRFLAALRPSRAGPLPVQTGFPTSLADLVVKNHGRLKKQPSPSSKRGRRAAAAAAAASPSPSPCSPTTSPSPSPSPPPASPPPPAAAAAVSPSDRPRPDLPPAQPPRGFGLGFLAVSGVVSLALLVIWSKKVVAAVTVAAFSLYLLESVRSSSLPRRRPRPRPGPGAAERRLCLDGRGRVSPIREVDAADTEPSRPSCSDSDRASEAEGRSGVLDESSNTKAKARNKSWKKLLAVAGAKKLQRGRRSKEADSSGSFRSDGDREDAATACGGGGNARAADSSGSRRGSASQSDVLAEDGAAREADSSMGSRRSQGVEVEIDADVIEVEEEEEQAGTGFPALVLVAVVLVGLVAGKAVALALTVLCSAFLSSDRRSPCGGGGGGCSQGRRLEPSMP